From Triticum urartu cultivar G1812 chromosome 2, Tu2.1, whole genome shotgun sequence, a single genomic window includes:
- the LOC125534201 gene encoding protein DOG1-like 4, whose product MPALPRPARCRRRRTHEHTSYMAHAGEMASFYDAWVGREEEMVSDLTAALGARRRDALAPLVDAAMDHVAAYYEHKASLADRDVVAALDQRWLNPLERTFLWAWGWRPALVFRFVDGSGAVGPRQRRELEDLRAATAAAEKEVDREVAAVQESLAGPRVLEALRQRRQHPGNGVQADEAVAAVGRSLRVLLAAGDALRERTVRGVVGVLAPDAEQAGAFVAAMLRFHLGVHRAGRAWSSGHGGGRRGL is encoded by the coding sequence ATGCCGGCCCTCCCGCGCCCAGCacgatgccgccgccgccgcacccacGAACACACATCATACATGGCGCACGCTGGTGAAATGGCGTCCTTCTACGACGCCTGGGTGGGCCGCGAGGAGGAGATGGTGTCCGACCTCACGGCCGCGCTCGGGGCGCGCCGGCGCGACGCGCTGGCGCCGCTCGTGGACGCCGCCATGGACCACGTGGCAGCCTACTACGAGCACAAGGCGAGCCTCGCCGACCGCGACGTGGTGGCGGCGCTGGACCAGCGCTGGCTCAACCCGCTGGAGCGCACCTTCCTGTGGGCGTGGGGGTGGAGGCCCGCGCTGGTGTTCCGCTTCGTGGACGGCTCCGGCGCCGTGGGCCCGCGCCAGCGCCGCGAGCTGGAGGACCTGCGCGCGGCCACGGCGGCGGCCGAGAAGGAGGTGGACCGGGAGGTGGCGGCCGTGCAGGAGTCGCTGGCGGGCCCGCGCGTGCTGGAGGCGTTGCGCCAGCGCCGGCAGCACCCGGGCAACGGCGTACAGGCCGACGAGGCCGTGGCCGCGGTGGGGCGGTCGCTCCGCGTGCTGCTGGCCGCGGGCGACGCGCTCCGCGAGCGCACTGTGCGCGGCGTCGTCGGGGTGCTGGCCCCGGACGCGGAGCAGGCGGGCGCCTTCGTCGCGGCCATGCTGAGGTTCCACCTCGGCGTCCACCGAGCTGGGCGCGCCTGGAGCTCCGGCCACGGCGGCGGCCGCCGGGGCCTCTAG